One Melitaea cinxia chromosome 17, ilMelCinx1.1, whole genome shotgun sequence genomic region harbors:
- the LOC123661395 gene encoding N(6)-adenine-specific methyltransferase METTL4: MSILYRENNFVLIDHREFISNIYKGVTDRKDSLKDVNYTIISKMFSIKNCKKYNNKRPRKSNEVIKEIPSDVKQSINNQYNLLDTSSVRDLSRTYFESTIFNHLGINGGNNSNVPLQCEVKGEYFLIPNNSRFFCGCVKEQCQKLAGNKYDIVIADPPWWNKYIRRLKGANDKLSYSMMYNEDIASIPVKELLSNNSLVVVWCTNAPSNINAVKDIIFPEWGIEYVTTWFWLKVNIDFEPLCKFGAGYEKQPYERVIIGKVGEVEDIPSDLLLMSVPSALHSHKPPLVDLLKPYLNVKEVKIIELFARYLLPNTTSIGYEPLKWQHISLYEEI; this comes from the exons ATGAGTATTTTATACCGCGAAAATAATTTCGTTTTGATTGACCATAGAGAGTTTATATCCAACATTTATAAAGGTGTTACTGATAGAAAGGACAGTTTAAAAGATGTAAATTACACAATCATAAGtaaaatgttttcaattaaaaactgtaagaaatataataataaaagaccACGAAAATCTAATGAAGTAATTAAAGAA ATTCCATCAGATGTAAAGCAAAgtataaataatcaatacaaTTTACTAGATACATCAAGTGTGAGGGATCTATCAAGGACATATTTTGAGTCAACAATATTTAATCATCTAGGAATTAATGGGGGTAATAACTCCAATGTACCACTGCAGTGTGAAGTTAAGGGTGAATATTTTCTCATCCCAAATAATTCAAG GTTTTTCTGTGGCTGTGTGAAAGAACAATGTCAGAAGTTGGCCGGTAACAAGTATGATATTGTAATAGCTGATCCTCCTTGGTGGAATAAATACATTAGACGGTTGAAAGGTGCTAATGATAAATTAAG TTATTCCATGATGTACAATGAAGATATTGCATCCATACCTGTAAAGGAACTCCTTTCTAATAATTCCTTGGTAGTAGTCTGGTGTACAAATGCACCAAGCAATATAAATGCCGTCAAAGATATTATCTTTCCAGAGTGGGGTATTGAGTATGTGACCACTTGGTTTTGGTTGAAAGTTAATATAGACTTTGAGCCTCTTTGTAAATTTGGAGCAGGGTATGAGAAACAACCCTATGAAAGAGTTATTATAGGAAAAGTCGGGGAAGTTGAGGATATACCAAGTGATTTGTTGTTAATGAGTGTCCCTAGTGCATTGCATTCGCATAAACCACCCTTAGTGG ATTTACTAAAACCTTACCTGAATGTTAAAGAAGTTAAGATAATAGAGTTATTTGCGCGATATTTACTTCCAAACACCACAAGTATTGGTTATGAGCCTTTGAAGTGGCAGCATATATCATTGTatgaagaaatttaa
- the LOC123661587 gene encoding UDP-glucose 4-epimerase-like: MPRFKTILVTGGAGYIGSHCVVDLLEAGYEVVAIDNFANAVGDEEGSPALQRAEQITGKKVTFYEADLLNKPQINDIFDKHEVDCVIHFAALKAVGESMQQPLLYYQNNLLGMLNLLEVMRSHNCYQMVFSSSCTVYGEPEHLPITETHPTGSITNVYGRTKYFIEEMLKDLSAADEKWNIISLRYFNPVGAHPSGLIGEDPTKEFTNLMPFMAQVALGRKPVLTIFGNDYNTPDGTGIRDYIHVMDLANGHVAALKLLSENHVKLKVYNLGTGKGVSVKELVEVFERVTSTKIPIKYVARRLGDITAMWADATLAKEQLGWSTKRSVEEMCTDFWRWQTMNPDGYPKKNKTTVIVINGKS; this comes from the exons ATGCCGAGGTTCAAGACTATATTGGTTACGGGTGGAGCCGGCTACATCGGTAGCCACTGCGTGGTAGATCTCCTGGAGGCGGGATACGAGGTTGTGGCTATAGATAATTTTGCAAACGCTGTGGGAGACGAAGAAGGATCACCAGCTCTGCAACGAGCTGAACAGATAACGGGAAAGAAAGTTACGTTTTATGAGGCCGATTTATTGAATAAACCTCAAATCAATGATATATTTGACAAG CACGAAGTAGACTGTGTCATTCACTTCGCAGCTTTAAAAGCAGTGGGCGAGTCTATGCAACAGCCTCTATTATATTACCAAAACAATTTACTTGGAATGCTCAATTTATTGGAG GTTATGCGGTCACATAACTGCTATCAAATGGTATTTTCGTCATCGTGCACGGTTTATGGAGAGCCAGAACATCTTCCTATCACTGAAACGCATCCCACTGGCAGCATTACCAACGTATACGGAAGAACTAAGTACTTTATCGAGGAAATGCTTAAGGATTTAAGTGCTGCGGATGAG AAGTGGAATATAATATCTCTCCGGTACTTCAACCCAGTCGGCGCGCATCCCTCTGGCCTCATCGGAGAAGATCCTACCAAAGAGTTCACTAACCTCATGCCCTTTATGGCACAAGTGGCGCTCGGCAGGAAACCTGTGCTCACGATATTTGGAAACGACTACAACACACCAGATGGGACCG GTATTCGTGACTACATCCACGTCATGGATCTTGCAAACGGTCATGTAGCCGCACTGAAATTGCTTAGTGAGAATCACGTAAAGCTAAAG GTGTACAATCTAGGTACTGGCAAAGGTGTATCGGTAAAGGAGTTAGTTGAAGTATTTGAACGTGTCACAAGCACCAAGATACCGATCAAGTACGTGGCGAGGAGATTAGGCGATATTACTGCTATGTGGGCGGATGCCACGCTTGCCAAAGAACAACTGGGCTGGTCCACGAAACGCTCAGTCGAGGAGATGT GTACCGATTTTTGGAGATGGCAAACCATGAACCCCGACGGATATcccaagaaaaataaaactaccgtCATTGTTATCAACGGAAAGAGTTAA